The Aethina tumida isolate Nest 87 chromosome 6, icAetTumi1.1, whole genome shotgun sequence genome has a segment encoding these proteins:
- the LOC109601903 gene encoding larval cuticle protein A3A-like, translated as MFKVTIIVGLLALTQASHIPLAPLGYDYPAVPLQARLQPVVVPATSTIISKPPAHYDYGYTVSDPYSGDHKSAYETRRGDAVAGSYSFLDASGTKHTVDYTADAAHGFNANVHKEPAKVVVAAPSVVRAVSAPGAPIRWQDLLPYFPG; from the exons ATGTTTAAG gtTACAATAATTGTTGGACTCTTGGCGCTGACCCAGGCCAGCCATATTCCCCTCGCTCCTTTAGGATATGACTACCCAGCCGTTCCACTCCAGGCAAGATTGCAACCCGTCGTAGTTCCAGCCACGTCAACCATAATTTCGAAACCACCAGCACACTATGACTACGGATACACCGTAAGCGACCCGTATTCAGGTGACCACAAGAGCGCCTACGAAACTCGTCGTGGAGACGCTGTGGCCGGAAGCTACTCCTTCTTGGACGCCAGCGGTACCAAGCACACCGTAGATTACACAGCCGACGCAGCTCACGGTTTCAACGCCAACGTCCACAAGGAGCCCGCTAAGGTGGTTGTGGCGGCCCCGTCAGTTGTTCGTGCAGTTTCAGCACCTGGGGCACCTATTCGTTGGCAAGATCTTCTCCCATATTTCCCAGGTTAA
- the LOC109605711 gene encoding larval cuticle protein A3A-like, which produces MFKVTIIVGLLALTQASHIPLAPLGYDYPAVPLQTRLQPVVVPATSTIISKPPAHYDYGYTVSDPYSGDHKSAYETRRGDAVAGSYSFLDASGTKHTVDYTADAAHGFNANVHKEPAKVVVAAPSVVRAVSAPGAPIRWQDLLPYFPG; this is translated from the exons ATGTTTAAG gtTACAATAATTGTTGGACTCTTGGCGTTGACCCAGGCCAGTCATATTCCCCTCGCTCCTTTAGGATATGACTATCCAGCCGTTCCACTCCAGACAAGGCTGCAACCTGTCGTAGTTCCAGCCACATCAACCATAATTTCGAAACCACCAGCCCACTATGACTACGGATACACCGTAAGCGATCCGTATTCAGGTGACCACAAGAGTGCCTACGAAACTCGTCGTGGAGACGCTGTGGCCGGAAGCTACTCCTTCTTGGACGCCAGCGGTACCAAGCACACCGTAGATTACACAGCCGACGCAGCTCACGGTTTCAACGCCAACGTCCACAAGGAGCCCGCTAAGGTGGTTGTGGCGGCCCCGTCGGTTGTTCGTGCAGTTTCAGCACCTGGGGCACCTATTCGTTGGCAAGATCTTCTCCCATATTTCCCAGGTTAA